Proteins from a genomic interval of Arthrobacter sp. CAN_C5:
- a CDS encoding thiolase family protein, producing the protein MAEAFLVGGVRTPVGRYGGALSGVRPDDLAALAIREAVTRAGIDPGEIDEVIFGNANGAGEENRNVARMASLLAGLPETVPGITVNRLCASGLSAIIMASHMIKSGAADIVVAGGVESMSRAPWVMEKPAKAFAKPGDVFDTSIGWRFTNPIFAAQHKTTYSMPETAEELASVDGITRDEADAFALRSHQRALAAIEAGHFRDEIVPVPTRAGKREVLVDTDEGPRADTTLDVLAGLRPVVKRDGVVTAGNSSSLNDGASAIIVASEAAVNRLGLAARARILDGASAGVPPAIMGIGPVPATQKVLQRTGLGIGDLTAVELNEAFATQSIACIRRLGLDEEVVNRDGGAIALGHPLGSSGSRLAITLLGRLEREARGEGRAIGLATMCVGVGQGTAMLLERV; encoded by the coding sequence ATGGCCGAGGCATTTCTGGTCGGCGGGGTTCGCACCCCGGTAGGACGCTACGGCGGGGCCCTTTCAGGAGTCAGGCCCGACGATCTGGCGGCGCTGGCGATCCGCGAAGCCGTAACCCGCGCGGGAATCGACCCCGGGGAAATTGACGAGGTAATCTTCGGCAACGCCAACGGAGCCGGTGAGGAAAACCGCAACGTCGCCCGGATGGCGTCCCTGCTCGCCGGCCTGCCGGAGACGGTTCCCGGCATCACCGTTAACCGGCTCTGCGCGTCAGGCCTGTCAGCAATCATTATGGCCTCCCACATGATCAAGTCCGGGGCAGCAGATATCGTCGTCGCCGGCGGCGTGGAATCCATGAGCCGTGCCCCCTGGGTAATGGAGAAACCCGCCAAGGCCTTCGCTAAGCCGGGCGATGTCTTCGACACCTCCATTGGGTGGCGCTTCACCAACCCGATCTTCGCGGCGCAGCACAAGACCACCTACTCCATGCCTGAGACGGCCGAGGAGCTCGCATCGGTCGACGGGATCACCCGTGACGAAGCCGACGCCTTCGCCCTGCGGTCCCATCAACGGGCCCTCGCCGCCATCGAGGCGGGCCACTTCCGCGACGAGATCGTGCCGGTGCCCACCCGTGCAGGCAAGCGGGAGGTCCTCGTCGACACCGATGAGGGTCCTCGCGCTGACACCACGCTCGACGTACTCGCGGGTCTCCGCCCGGTCGTCAAACGCGACGGGGTGGTCACGGCCGGCAACTCCAGTTCCCTGAACGACGGCGCCTCCGCTATCATCGTCGCTTCAGAAGCGGCGGTAAACCGACTGGGACTCGCAGCCCGCGCCCGCATTCTCGATGGCGCATCGGCGGGCGTGCCGCCGGCGATCATGGGCATCGGCCCGGTCCCCGCCACCCAGAAGGTGCTTCAGCGCACCGGCCTGGGCATCGGCGACCTCACCGCCGTCGAACTTAACGAAGCCTTCGCCACCCAGTCGATCGCCTGCATCCGCAGGCTGGGACTCGATGAGGAAGTGGTGAACCGGGATGGCGGCGCGATTGCCCTCGGACATCCCCTCGGCTCCTCCGGATCGCGCCTCGCCATCACCCTGCTGGGCCGCCTCGAACGTGAGGCACGCGGCGAGGGACGGGCGATCGGACTGGCGACCATGTGCGTCGGCGTCGGCCAGGGCACCGCAATGCTGCTGGAGCGCGTCTAG
- a CDS encoding enoyl-CoA hydratase/isomerase family protein, giving the protein MAGFTTLKVRDDGDRLTVQLHRPEVRNAIDQTMVDELHAVCVLLEKEPRVLILAGSNGVFASGADIAQLRERRRDDALAGINSTLFARIARLPMPVIAALDGYALGGGAELAYAADFRIGTPSLKIGNPETGLGILAAAGATWRLRELVGEPLAKEILLAGRILGADEALAARLITEIHEPDALLPAANALAVRIGRQDPLAVRITKSVFHAPPEAHPVIDQLAQGILFESEAKFDRMQAFLDRKNK; this is encoded by the coding sequence GTGGCTGGGTTCACCACGCTGAAGGTGCGCGACGACGGCGACCGCCTCACGGTCCAGCTGCACCGGCCGGAGGTTCGCAACGCCATTGACCAGACAATGGTCGATGAACTGCATGCAGTGTGCGTCCTTCTGGAGAAAGAGCCCCGGGTCCTGATCCTCGCCGGGAGCAACGGCGTCTTTGCCTCAGGGGCGGATATCGCGCAACTGCGCGAGCGACGCCGGGACGATGCCCTTGCTGGTATCAACTCCACCCTGTTCGCCCGGATCGCCCGGCTGCCCATGCCGGTGATCGCCGCGCTCGACGGGTACGCGCTCGGGGGAGGTGCTGAGCTTGCCTACGCAGCAGATTTCAGGATCGGTACGCCCAGCCTGAAGATCGGCAATCCCGAGACCGGCCTTGGCATCCTCGCCGCGGCCGGTGCAACGTGGCGGCTGCGTGAGCTGGTCGGCGAGCCGCTCGCCAAGGAGATCCTGCTCGCGGGCCGGATCCTGGGGGCTGACGAGGCGCTCGCCGCCAGGCTCATCACCGAGATCCATGAGCCAGACGCCTTGCTCCCCGCCGCCAACGCGCTGGCCGTCCGGATCGGACGGCAGGACCCGCTGGCCGTCCGGATCACCAAGTCCGTGTTCCATGCCCCGCCCGAAGCCCACCCGGTCATCGACCAGTTGGCCCAGGGAATACTGTTCGAATCCGAGGCGAAGTTCGACCGGATGCAGGCATTCCTCGACAGGAAGAACAAATGA
- a CDS encoding 3-hydroxyacyl-CoA dehydrogenase family protein: protein MTPSPETPDTVPIPDLVGVLGGGRMGAGIAHAFCTAGATVVVVERDGDAAEAALQRVLDALGKSVQRGTTTETLDTLSARVSVSVDYAAFESCGLVVEAVPEDTDLKSAALTAVEERLAPTAWLATNTSSLSVSDLAERLQRPDRFCGLHFFNPVPASTLIEVVLARQTSDELAVAARGWVQQLGKTPVVVKDAPGFASSRLGVAIALEAMRMVEDGVASAEDIDTAMVLGYKHPVGPLRTTDLVGLDVRLGIAEYLESTLGERFAPPQLLRDKVARGELGRKSGKGFFDWTE from the coding sequence ATGACACCATCACCGGAAACCCCTGACACGGTTCCTATCCCCGACCTCGTCGGCGTCCTGGGCGGCGGCCGGATGGGGGCGGGTATCGCCCATGCGTTCTGCACGGCGGGTGCCACCGTTGTGGTCGTCGAGCGCGACGGCGACGCCGCCGAGGCAGCCCTCCAACGCGTCCTCGACGCACTCGGAAAAAGCGTGCAGCGCGGGACGACGACAGAGACCCTCGACACCCTTTCGGCACGGGTGTCCGTCTCCGTTGACTACGCAGCGTTCGAGTCATGCGGGTTGGTGGTCGAGGCGGTTCCTGAGGATACAGACCTCAAGTCAGCCGCCCTCACCGCCGTCGAGGAACGGCTGGCTCCCACCGCGTGGCTGGCGACCAACACCTCGTCCCTGTCCGTCAGCGACCTGGCCGAGAGACTGCAGCGTCCCGATCGCTTCTGCGGGCTCCACTTCTTCAACCCGGTGCCCGCCTCAACGCTCATCGAGGTGGTCCTGGCACGGCAGACATCGGACGAGCTGGCCGTCGCAGCGCGCGGGTGGGTGCAGCAGCTGGGGAAGACCCCCGTCGTCGTGAAGGATGCGCCTGGGTTTGCGAGCTCGCGGTTGGGCGTTGCGATCGCGCTCGAGGCCATGAGGATGGTCGAGGACGGTGTTGCCTCGGCCGAGGATATCGACACCGCAATGGTACTGGGCTACAAGCACCCGGTCGGCCCGCTGCGGACCACCGACCTGGTGGGTCTCGACGTCCGGCTCGGCATTGCCGAGTACCTGGAGTCGACGCTGGGGGAGCGGTTCGCGCCGCCTCAGCTGCTGCGGGACAAGGTGGCCCGCGGAGAGCTGGGCCGAAAGTCGGGCAAAGGCTTCTTTGACTGGACCGAGTAA
- a CDS encoding bifunctional 2-polyprenyl-6-hydroxyphenol methylase/3-demethylubiquinol 3-O-methyltransferase UbiG — MSQPSQQSQDHEHTTPTAEAVAQRVLDASLGMVDALAIHLGDRLGWYRQLRDGGPATAAELAQRSGTNERYTREWLEQQAVTGILSVASGPADGVDAAARERRFSIPPGAVEALTDEGSLNYLAPLARMFAGAAVQLPSLLDAYRTGGGVGWSDFGADARESQADMNRPWFESVLPGALRGIEHLDARLRLPGARIADVGAGGGWSSIALARAYPNATVEGFDVDPASVKLATVNATHAGMQDRVSFWEADAKALPAASYDAVFAFECIHDLPHPVEVLAAARQALAPHGTVIVMDEAVADTFTAPGDELERLMYGVSLLVCLPDGMSHKLSTATGTVMRRDVLHAYAVAAGFAGIRTLPIEDFGFWRFYELLR, encoded by the coding sequence TTGAGCCAGCCCAGCCAACAATCACAGGATCACGAGCACACGACCCCAACCGCGGAGGCGGTGGCACAGCGTGTGCTCGATGCGTCCCTTGGCATGGTCGACGCGCTGGCCATCCATCTGGGAGACCGGCTGGGGTGGTACCGGCAGTTGCGGGATGGCGGACCCGCGACAGCAGCTGAGCTGGCCCAGCGATCCGGGACGAACGAGCGGTATACCCGGGAATGGCTGGAGCAGCAGGCGGTCACCGGAATCCTGTCCGTCGCTTCCGGACCGGCGGACGGTGTAGACGCCGCAGCGCGCGAGCGGCGATTCAGCATCCCCCCGGGCGCGGTGGAGGCGCTCACCGATGAGGGCAGCCTGAACTACCTCGCCCCGCTGGCCAGGATGTTTGCGGGCGCCGCGGTACAACTGCCATCCCTGCTGGACGCCTATCGGACCGGAGGCGGCGTGGGATGGTCAGACTTCGGCGCTGACGCCCGGGAGTCGCAAGCTGATATGAACCGGCCCTGGTTCGAGTCGGTCCTGCCTGGCGCGTTGCGGGGGATCGAACACCTTGATGCGCGGTTGCGCCTCCCCGGGGCCCGGATAGCCGATGTGGGCGCCGGGGGAGGATGGTCGAGCATCGCCCTGGCCCGCGCCTATCCGAACGCCACGGTGGAGGGCTTCGACGTCGACCCCGCATCAGTGAAACTGGCGACAGTCAATGCCACCCATGCGGGCATGCAGGACCGGGTCAGCTTCTGGGAGGCGGACGCCAAGGCGCTCCCCGCAGCGTCCTACGACGCCGTGTTCGCCTTCGAGTGCATCCACGACCTGCCCCACCCCGTGGAGGTCCTCGCCGCGGCCCGGCAGGCGCTCGCCCCGCATGGCACCGTGATTGTCATGGACGAGGCTGTCGCCGACACTTTCACCGCACCGGGGGATGAATTGGAGCGGCTCATGTACGGAGTCAGCCTGCTCGTCTGCCTGCCTGATGGCATGTCGCACAAACTCAGCACCGCCACCGGGACGGTGATGCGCCGCGACGTCCTGCACGCGTACGCGGTGGCGGCCGGGTTTGCCGGCATCAGGACGCTACCGATCGAGGACTTCGGTTTCTGGCGGTTCTACGAGCTGCTCCGATAG
- a CDS encoding SGNH/GDSL hydrolase family protein: MKTPVWSLLGRGTAATLLAFGLVAGTVAGPTSATTPDRHRVSADYVALGDSYAAGFGAGSYVNACGQSPLGLPGLLDERRGIELTFNASCSGAKASADRTDAVPDLPEQLEQLVGARLIGQGTDLVTLSAGGNDLNFGSVVGACASQPLAVCEQVIDSRTLQAQTTLAAALDDLYGDLRAAAPTAEIVVTGYPHLFSPRSGSEVLLSTEAQRLFNDGTDALNEVIRHNAQANRLQYVDVVQKFKGHGIGTRDPWITYTGFTAIDDLHPNARGYERGYFKAVRSMVNLSTLAR; this comes from the coding sequence ATGAAAACTCCCGTCTGGTCCCTATTGGGACGCGGCACTGCCGCCACACTTCTCGCTTTTGGCCTGGTCGCCGGCACCGTCGCCGGCCCCACCTCGGCCACCACCCCCGACCGCCACCGGGTGTCGGCCGACTATGTTGCGCTGGGGGACTCCTACGCCGCGGGATTCGGTGCAGGCTCCTATGTCAACGCCTGCGGACAATCACCGCTGGGGCTGCCTGGTCTCCTCGATGAGCGGCGGGGGATCGAACTGACCTTTAATGCCTCCTGCAGCGGAGCGAAGGCTTCCGCCGACCGTACTGACGCCGTCCCTGACCTTCCCGAGCAGTTGGAGCAACTCGTCGGCGCCAGGTTGATCGGACAGGGCACCGATCTGGTCACCCTTTCCGCGGGAGGCAACGATCTCAACTTCGGCTCGGTGGTGGGCGCGTGTGCCTCTCAACCACTCGCCGTCTGCGAGCAGGTCATTGATTCCCGCACGCTCCAGGCTCAGACCACCCTCGCCGCCGCCCTGGATGACCTGTATGGGGACCTCCGCGCCGCCGCGCCGACGGCGGAGATTGTGGTCACCGGCTACCCTCACCTGTTCTCGCCACGATCGGGCTCCGAAGTACTCCTCAGCACGGAGGCGCAACGATTGTTCAATGACGGCACTGATGCGCTCAATGAGGTCATCCGCCACAACGCCCAGGCCAACCGTCTGCAGTACGTGGACGTGGTCCAGAAGTTCAAGGGACACGGCATCGGGACCAGGGACCCCTGGATCACCTATACCGGTTTCACCGCAATCGACGATCTGCACCCGAACGCCAGGGGGTATGAGCGGGGCTACTTCAAGGCGGTCCGCAGCATGGTCAACCTGTCCACCCTGGCGCGCTGA
- a CDS encoding tyrosine-protein phosphatase — protein sequence MTPHPDQATDPSRAGIVGWDGAVNARDLGGLGGLIQPGRIYRMGRHEWITADGWQHAHDDGVRTVVDLRNPGEFGRRDSDPAVADEAMGRFFIVNRPTEDQSDAEFMELVGPYLSSPKYYLENLRRWPEKIVAVVRAVINAPDGGVVVHCSAGRDRTGLVVTVMLSAAGVPTDEIVQDYARGVRGINEFHSTQETPREVPLSETELVERLDGAVAHLRELLDVFDAERYLLDAGLTAAELAALRARLTG from the coding sequence ATGACCCCGCACCCAGACCAGGCCACCGACCCCTCCCGCGCGGGAATTGTCGGGTGGGACGGCGCGGTCAACGCCCGCGATCTTGGCGGCTTAGGCGGCCTCATTCAACCGGGCCGGATCTACCGGATGGGCCGCCACGAGTGGATCACCGCTGACGGCTGGCAGCACGCGCACGACGACGGCGTCCGCACCGTCGTCGACCTGCGGAATCCCGGCGAGTTTGGCCGGCGGGACAGCGACCCGGCGGTTGCCGATGAAGCCATGGGCCGTTTCTTCATCGTCAACCGCCCCACAGAGGACCAGTCCGACGCTGAGTTCATGGAGCTGGTCGGCCCGTACCTGAGCTCACCGAAGTACTATCTGGAGAATTTGCGGCGCTGGCCGGAAAAGATCGTCGCAGTGGTGAGGGCTGTGATCAACGCACCTGACGGCGGAGTCGTGGTCCACTGTTCGGCGGGCCGCGACCGCACTGGCCTCGTGGTGACGGTGATGCTGTCAGCCGCGGGGGTCCCTACCGACGAGATTGTCCAGGATTATGCCAGGGGCGTCCGGGGGATCAACGAGTTCCACTCCACGCAGGAGACTCCCCGAGAGGTTCCGCTGTCCGAAACTGAGCTGGTGGAGCGTCTTGACGGTGCGGTCGCCCATCTGCGGGAGCTGCTGGATGTCTTCGACGCCGAGCGGTATCTCCTGGATGCGGGCCTCACCGCGGCGGAACTGGCAGCGTTGAGGGCCCGGCTGACCGGCTAG
- a CDS encoding GNAT family N-acetyltransferase: protein MTALLPVTLTGPTITLEPLSTEHHDGLVDAVRDGELWNLWYTSVPTPETMAAETDRRLALQAQGAMLPFTLRRNDNGQVLGMTTYCNIDADTPRVEIGYTWNRASIQGTGTNPESKWLLLAHAFDQIGCTAVEFRTHWMNHQSRDAIARLGAKQDGVLRAHRRGPDGSLRDTVVFSIVAAEWPQVLAGLTYRLARKR from the coding sequence ATGACCGCACTGCTGCCCGTAACGCTGACCGGCCCAACAATCACCCTGGAGCCGCTCTCGACTGAGCACCATGACGGGCTGGTCGATGCCGTCCGGGACGGCGAGCTGTGGAATCTCTGGTACACCTCGGTCCCCACCCCCGAGACGATGGCAGCGGAGACCGACCGGCGGCTGGCGCTCCAGGCCCAGGGCGCCATGCTGCCCTTCACCCTCCGCCGGAATGACAACGGCCAGGTTCTCGGCATGACCACGTACTGCAACATCGATGCCGACACCCCGCGGGTCGAGATCGGCTACACCTGGAACCGTGCCTCCATCCAGGGCACAGGAACGAACCCCGAAAGCAAGTGGCTGCTCCTGGCCCACGCCTTCGACCAGATCGGGTGCACCGCCGTCGAATTCCGCACCCACTGGATGAACCATCAGTCGCGGGATGCGATCGCCCGGCTCGGGGCCAAACAGGACGGCGTGTTACGAGCCCACCGGCGGGGGCCCGACGGAAGTCTTCGGGACACCGTCGTGTTCTCGATCGTCGCGGCCGAGTGGCCGCAGGTGTTGGCGGGGCTCACCTACCGGCTGGCAAGGAAGCGCTAG
- a CDS encoding PaaI family thioesterase yields MGVKILEQSVQRVVATMPVEGNRQSFGLLHGGASLAVGEAVGSWAAVIHASTMGKTAVGVDVSATHHKSAREGLVTITATPIHLGGTLTTHEVVLTNDDGARLCSLRITNLIIDRR; encoded by the coding sequence ATGGGCGTGAAAATTCTTGAGCAGTCGGTTCAGCGGGTGGTAGCCACCATGCCGGTGGAGGGCAACCGGCAGTCGTTCGGTCTGCTGCACGGCGGTGCTTCCCTCGCCGTGGGCGAGGCTGTGGGGTCCTGGGCAGCCGTGATCCATGCGAGCACCATGGGGAAGACAGCCGTGGGCGTGGATGTCTCAGCCACCCACCACAAGTCTGCCCGCGAGGGTCTGGTCACGATCACCGCCACCCCGATCCACCTGGGCGGCACCCTCACCACCCACGAGGTGGTCCTCACCAACGACGACGGCGCCCGCCTGTGCAGCCTGAGGATCACCAACCTGATCATCGACCGCCGCTAG
- the paaZ gene encoding phenylacetic acid degradation bifunctional protein PaaZ yields MTSTAVRVQTVPSFIEDAWWTPDTSSLTDRNSADVRDASTGETLAVVSTEGLDVARVVDYARTTGQRTLGEFTIHQRALMLKALAQFLNDQRTSLYELSARTGATKIDSMVDIDGGIGVLFTFGSKGRRELPNSNVVVDGPPEILSKDGTFLGEHIYTRIPGAAVQINAFNFPVWGMLEKLAPAFLAGVPTIVKPATPTGYLTAAVVKFIIESNILPKGALQLISGSARDLLDYLDYRDLVSFTGSASTANKLKSHDNVVHGGVRFTSETDSLNAAILGEDAVPGTPEFDAFIKSLVTEITVKAGQKCTSIRRTIVPKALVNDVVAAAKERIEQRVVLGDPRAEGVTMGALASLDQLRDVRSAVETMIAAGGELAYGTLDAPRVTRADGTVDTVTDGAFMSPVLLTWENAEAIELHTVEAFGPVASVIGYDDAAHAVRLAALGAGSLVATVCTNDPAVARELVLGISAHHGRVLMLNREDARSSTGHGSPVPHLVHGGPGRAGGGEELGGIRSVLHHMQRTAIQGSPNMLTAVTGVWHTGADQRFDDAHPFRKNLATLRIGDAVRSELRQVTLEDITAFANSTGDTFYAHTNEEAAAANPFFPGIVAHGYLLLSWGAGLFVDPAPGPVLANYGLENLRFITPVAAGDSIRVTLTSKRITPREDEEYGEVAWDAVLHNQNDEIVATYDVLTLVEK; encoded by the coding sequence ATGACTTCAACAGCGGTACGCGTTCAGACGGTTCCCAGTTTTATCGAGGATGCCTGGTGGACGCCCGACACCAGCTCCCTGACCGACCGCAACAGTGCGGATGTCAGGGATGCCAGCACCGGCGAAACACTCGCGGTAGTCAGCACCGAGGGCCTCGACGTCGCCCGGGTGGTCGACTACGCGCGCACCACCGGTCAGCGGACGCTGGGCGAATTCACGATCCACCAGCGCGCGCTGATGCTCAAGGCGCTGGCGCAGTTCCTCAACGACCAGCGCACCTCGCTGTACGAACTGTCGGCCCGGACCGGTGCCACGAAAATTGACTCGATGGTGGATATCGACGGCGGGATCGGGGTGCTCTTCACCTTCGGGTCCAAGGGTCGCCGCGAGCTGCCGAACTCGAACGTGGTGGTGGACGGGCCGCCGGAGATTCTCTCGAAGGATGGCACCTTCCTTGGCGAGCACATCTACACCCGGATCCCCGGTGCAGCCGTCCAGATCAACGCCTTCAACTTCCCTGTCTGGGGCATGCTGGAGAAGCTGGCTCCTGCCTTCCTGGCCGGAGTGCCGACCATCGTCAAACCGGCTACGCCCACCGGATACTTGACTGCCGCCGTCGTGAAGTTCATCATCGAGTCCAACATCCTGCCGAAGGGGGCGCTCCAGCTGATCTCCGGGTCCGCTCGTGACCTGCTGGATTACCTGGACTACCGGGACCTGGTGTCCTTCACCGGATCGGCGTCGACCGCCAACAAGCTGAAGTCCCACGACAACGTGGTGCACGGGGGAGTCCGCTTCACCTCCGAAACCGATTCCCTCAACGCCGCGATCCTCGGTGAGGACGCCGTCCCGGGCACACCCGAATTCGACGCGTTCATCAAGTCGCTGGTCACCGAGATCACCGTCAAGGCTGGACAGAAGTGCACGAGCATCCGCCGCACCATCGTGCCCAAGGCGCTGGTGAACGACGTCGTCGCGGCGGCGAAGGAGCGCATTGAGCAGCGCGTCGTCCTCGGCGACCCGCGGGCCGAGGGTGTCACCATGGGCGCCCTCGCATCGCTGGACCAGCTCAGGGATGTCAGAAGTGCCGTCGAGACGATGATCGCGGCCGGCGGTGAGCTGGCCTACGGCACCCTTGATGCTCCCCGCGTCACCCGCGCCGACGGCACGGTGGACACCGTCACCGACGGTGCTTTTATGTCCCCGGTTCTCCTGACCTGGGAAAACGCCGAGGCGATCGAACTGCACACTGTTGAGGCATTCGGTCCGGTGGCGTCGGTGATCGGGTACGACGACGCCGCCCACGCCGTCCGGCTCGCCGCCCTCGGCGCCGGGTCACTGGTGGCGACGGTCTGCACCAACGACCCCGCCGTCGCCCGCGAACTGGTCCTGGGTATCTCCGCCCACCACGGCCGGGTACTGATGCTCAACCGGGAAGATGCCCGCAGCTCCACCGGCCACGGCTCACCCGTGCCTCACCTGGTCCATGGCGGGCCGGGGCGTGCCGGCGGCGGCGAGGAACTCGGTGGTATCCGCTCGGTCCTGCACCACATGCAGCGCACTGCGATCCAGGGATCGCCGAACATGCTCACCGCGGTGACCGGTGTGTGGCATACCGGGGCCGACCAGCGGTTCGATGACGCCCACCCGTTCCGGAAAAATCTGGCCACCCTCCGGATTGGGGACGCCGTCCGCTCGGAGCTGCGACAGGTGACCCTCGAGGACATCACCGCGTTCGCGAACAGCACGGGGGACACTTTCTACGCGCATACCAACGAGGAAGCCGCGGCGGCCAACCCGTTTTTCCCCGGCATCGTGGCGCACGGGTACCTGTTGCTGTCCTGGGGTGCGGGATTGTTCGTCGACCCCGCTCCGGGTCCGGTGCTCGCCAACTATGGGCTGGAGAACCTGCGGTTCATCACCCCGGTGGCCGCCGGTGATTCGATCCGCGTCACCCTGACGTCCAAGCGGATCACCCCGCGTGAAGACGAAGAATACGGCGAGGTCGCCTGGGATGCGGTGCTGCACAACCAGAACGACGAGATCGTCGCCACCTACGACGTCCTGACCCTCGTCGAGAAGTAG
- a CDS encoding TetR/AcrR family transcriptional regulator: MPTASPQTGNRRGRPGYDQQTVLTIAVDVFNRHGYEATSMGILAENLGISKSAIYHHVPSKGDLLRLALDHALGGLEAVLTDPAATSGKADARLEFVLRGTIAVLIERLPFVTLLLRLRGNTEVERGALERRRAFDHQVAALVDAARTEGSLRSDIDPRTTTRLLFGTINSIVEWYKPGGAVSPDQLADDVITMVFDGLHST; the protein is encoded by the coding sequence ATGCCGACCGCTTCCCCGCAGACGGGCAACCGCCGCGGGCGGCCCGGCTACGACCAGCAGACCGTCCTGACGATCGCCGTCGACGTGTTCAACCGACACGGCTATGAGGCAACGTCGATGGGCATCCTCGCCGAGAACCTGGGGATCAGCAAGTCCGCCATCTACCACCATGTCCCCTCCAAGGGGGACCTGCTCCGCCTCGCGCTCGATCACGCACTCGGCGGGCTGGAAGCCGTGCTGACCGATCCAGCCGCCACCTCGGGCAAGGCAGACGCCCGGCTGGAGTTCGTGTTGAGGGGCACCATCGCCGTGCTGATCGAGCGGCTCCCGTTCGTGACCCTGCTGTTGAGGCTTCGGGGGAATACCGAGGTGGAGCGCGGCGCCCTGGAACGTCGCCGGGCCTTCGACCATCAGGTGGCGGCACTGGTGGACGCCGCGCGCACCGAGGGGTCCCTGCGCTCCGATATCGACCCACGCACCACCACCCGCTTGCTGTTCGGCACCATCAACTCGATTGTCGAGTGGTACAAACCCGGCGGCGCGGTGTCACCGGATCAGCTGGCCGACGACGTCATCACGATGGTCTTCGACGGGCTCCACAGCACCTGA
- the paaK gene encoding phenylacetate--CoA ligase PaaK, producing the protein MTSTALKATAADPATLDAEELMSRDQIEALQLTRLKHTVQYAYENVPLYRDKFDAAGVHPTDLKELSDLSAFPYTTKEDLRRTYPFGMFAVPQNRVARIHASSGTTGRPTVVGYTTGDLDRWATLVARSLRASGVKKGDKVHNAYGYGLFTGGLGAHFGAEKLGCTVIPISGGQTERQVQLISDFEPDAILATPTYLLTILDAMAAAGIDPASTSLKTAVLGAEPWTEEMRHELESRMGFDACDIYGLSEVMGPGVAGECVESKDGSHIWEDHFRPEIIDPFTDKVLDDGEHGELVFTSLTKEALPIIRYRTHDLTRLLPGTARPGMRRMGRITGRSDDMIILRGVNLFPTQIEEIALRIPALSPHFQLEITRPEGQRMDAMTVKIEPREGVSAHDAETAASHLSEQIKIHIGSSCAVTVAEPGSLARSSGKLRRIYDLRPKGGS; encoded by the coding sequence ATGACCAGCACGGCACTCAAGGCCACCGCCGCGGATCCCGCAACCCTCGACGCCGAGGAGCTGATGTCCCGCGATCAGATCGAGGCTCTTCAGCTAACCCGCCTGAAGCACACCGTGCAGTACGCCTACGAAAACGTGCCGCTGTACCGGGACAAGTTCGATGCGGCGGGGGTGCACCCCACCGACCTCAAGGAACTCAGCGACCTCTCGGCCTTCCCGTACACCACCAAGGAGGACCTGCGGCGAACCTACCCTTTTGGGATGTTCGCCGTCCCCCAGAACCGGGTGGCGCGGATCCACGCGTCGTCGGGCACCACTGGCCGCCCGACGGTCGTCGGCTACACCACCGGTGATCTTGACCGCTGGGCCACGCTGGTGGCCCGGTCGCTCCGCGCGTCGGGCGTCAAGAAGGGCGACAAGGTCCACAACGCGTACGGCTACGGGCTTTTCACCGGAGGCCTCGGGGCCCACTTCGGGGCCGAGAAGCTCGGTTGCACCGTGATCCCCATTTCGGGCGGGCAGACCGAGCGACAGGTCCAGCTGATCTCCGACTTCGAACCCGACGCGATCCTGGCGACCCCCACCTATTTGCTCACCATCCTTGACGCGATGGCTGCCGCGGGCATCGACCCCGCCAGCACGTCCCTGAAGACTGCTGTGCTCGGCGCCGAGCCCTGGACCGAGGAGATGCGCCACGAACTGGAGAGCCGGATGGGGTTCGATGCCTGTGACATCTACGGCCTGTCCGAGGTGATGGGCCCCGGTGTGGCAGGTGAATGCGTCGAAAGTAAGGACGGCTCCCACATCTGGGAGGACCACTTCCGGCCCGAGATCATCGACCCGTTCACCGACAAGGTGCTCGACGACGGCGAGCACGGAGAACTGGTGTTCACCTCCCTCACCAAGGAGGCGCTACCCATCATCAGGTACCGCACCCACGACCTGACCCGACTGCTTCCCGGCACCGCGCGGCCCGGCATGCGCCGGATGGGTCGCATCACCGGACGCAGCGACGACATGATCATCCTCCGCGGGGTCAACCTCTTCCCTACCCAGATCGAGGAGATCGCGCTTCGCATCCCGGCGCTCAGCCCGCATTTCCAGCTGGAGATCACCCGTCCGGAAGGCCAGCGGATGGATGCCATGACCGTCAAGATTGAACCACGGGAAGGGGTTTCAGCGCACGACGCCGAAACAGCGGCCAGCCACCTCAGCGAGCAGATCAAGATCCACATCGGGTCCAGCTGCGCGGTCACCGTCGCTGAGCCGGGTTCACTGGCCCGGTCGAGCGGCAAACTCCGCCGCATCTATGACCTGCGACCCAAGGGCGGCAGCTGA